Proteins from one Mucilaginibacter jinjuensis genomic window:
- a CDS encoding glycosyltransferase family protein: MADKVVIIVQARMASSRLPGKVMMPLLGKTLLARMVERLLIIRHRATVVIATSVNLEDDVIVEEAKRLSIPYYRGSLDNVLDRHYQAARLFEADVVLKIPSDCPLIDPRIVDDVLDYFFNNRGKYDYVSNLHPATHPDGNDVEIMTMACLQKAWDGATRPLELEHTTPYIWENPELFRIGNLEWQTGLNYSMSHRFTIDYPEDYQFIKRVFEELYRTRDNFSCQDILDLLQRKPEIYEINAQYAGVNWYRNHLNELKTIAAEQTRQAPLQTV; encoded by the coding sequence ATGGCAGATAAAGTAGTAATTATTGTTCAGGCCCGCATGGCTTCGAGCCGTTTGCCGGGTAAAGTAATGATGCCCTTACTAGGTAAAACCTTACTGGCCCGTATGGTAGAGCGTTTGCTCATCATACGCCATCGTGCAACAGTAGTTATTGCCACATCCGTGAATCTCGAAGATGATGTGATAGTTGAGGAAGCCAAACGACTTAGTATACCATATTACCGTGGAAGCCTCGACAACGTACTTGATCGCCATTACCAGGCCGCCCGCTTATTTGAGGCAGATGTGGTATTAAAGATTCCTTCTGATTGCCCGCTGATAGACCCCCGCATTGTAGACGATGTGCTCGATTATTTCTTCAACAATAGGGGGAAATATGATTATGTGAGCAATCTGCATCCTGCCACGCACCCGGATGGTAATGACGTAGAGATAATGACCATGGCCTGCTTACAAAAAGCCTGGGATGGTGCAACACGCCCACTAGAGTTAGAGCATACCACACCATACATCTGGGAAAACCCCGAGTTGTTCCGAATAGGAAATTTGGAATGGCAAACCGGGTTGAACTACTCCATGTCGCACCGTTTTACTATTGATTATCCGGAGGATTATCAGTTCATCAAACGGGTGTTCGAAGAACTTTACCGCACCCGCGATAACTTCTCCTGCCAGGATATCCTCGACCTGCTTCAGCGCAAGCCCGAGATCTATGAAATTAATGCACAGTATGCCGGTGTAAACTGGTACCGCAATCATTTAAATGAGCTGAAAACCATTGCGGCAGAGCAAACCAGGCAAGCGCCTTTACAAACAGTATAA
- a CDS encoding phosphatidylinositol-specific phospholipase C/glycerophosphodiester phosphodiesterase family protein gives MMQAAKHCLKHLKLFLFPLLILISHKADSQNYSLINAFAHNDYWHKRPLYDALDNGYTHVEADIYLRGGKLVVAHMLPILKKQKTLERLYFQPLADCIAGKNQIACPAYPVMLMIDIKSDADKTYEALEVLLDKYRSIISGYESGEFIQRQITVVLTGHKPYQLLKSQQSRLAFIDEDLMRVKQDTLAKNVYQTASCKYSRILKWRGEGTIPPPEHDRLCAFVMIAHKFGKKVRLWASPENETVWKELLSCGVDLINTDKLVVLRDFLTSSSKNYAKAE, from the coding sequence ATGATGCAAGCAGCAAAGCATTGTCTGAAGCACCTCAAATTATTCCTCTTCCCGCTGCTGATTTTGATCAGCCATAAAGCCGACTCCCAAAATTATTCCTTAATAAACGCATTTGCACATAACGATTACTGGCATAAACGCCCGTTGTATGATGCATTAGATAATGGCTACACCCACGTAGAAGCCGATATTTATTTGCGCGGTGGTAAATTGGTGGTGGCGCACATGCTGCCCATCCTAAAAAAACAAAAAACACTCGAACGTCTTTACTTCCAGCCACTGGCAGATTGTATTGCCGGTAAAAATCAAATAGCCTGCCCGGCTTACCCGGTAATGCTGATGATCGACATTAAATCTGATGCCGACAAAACTTACGAAGCATTAGAAGTACTGCTCGATAAATACAGATCGATTATTTCTGGGTACGAATCTGGCGAATTTATTCAGCGCCAGATCACCGTGGTATTAACCGGGCATAAGCCATACCAATTATTAAAAAGTCAGCAAAGCCGCCTGGCGTTTATAGACGAAGACCTGATGCGGGTTAAACAGGATACCCTTGCCAAAAACGTTTACCAAACTGCCAGCTGCAAATATTCCAGAATATTAAAATGGCGGGGCGAAGGAACTATACCGCCACCGGAGCACGATCGTTTATGCGCTTTTGTAATGATTGCCCACAAATTTGGTAAGAAGGTAAGGTTATGGGCATCGCCCGAAAATGAAACGGTGTGGAAAGAATTATTAAGCTGTGGAGTAGACCTTATTAATACCGATAAACTGGTGGTATTGAGGGATTTCCTTACCTCAAGTTCTAAAAACTATGCTAAGGCAGAGTAA